GAAAGTAGCTACTGATGCAACTAGTGTGTCAACAAGAACTTCTACGGGACTCGCATTAGTCAAACTAGCAGCTTCACAAAGAAATGTGCCTGATGTAACAGAGAAATTCGATAATCAACTAAAGCAGACATGGGATTATTTTTCTGATGCCAATGAGAAGTTTAATACTGCATACAATCAGGCTATTGAATCTGGCAATGGCAAAAACGTACAAGATGTATTGGTAGAAAGAATTAAATTTTTTAGCGATAAAGTAAAAACAGGGGCGCCTTTCGATATAAAGCAAAAAGGCAAAGGATATACACCTAGAGAACTTGGTGGCGAGTTTGTTAGATATCATGGCATAGTAATGAGATACGATGATTTTGGGAACTATAATTATGGCTTGGCTGCTAAAGCTTTCGGTATTTCCCTTGAATTTGCAAAAAAAGCAGCAGGACTTAATCAATTATCCAAAATATTTTCAAGACCTAGTCTAGTATTTCCAACCAATATAGATGGGCTATTTGATGACCCAAGGGATACACAAATGATAATTAGAGGTTATAGTCATCCCATGATTAGAAACGCGTATCTCAAGCCTGGAAAAAAATGAGAAAAATCACGATAGTTTCCTTGTTAATTTCATGTTCATGTAGCGACAAAAAAATACATGACCAAATATATTTTAATGATAATTTCAATAAAGTTCAAAATACTATAATTGAAGTAGATAGCATGCTAAAAAGTAATGCATTTGAAAATTTCGATATAGACCTTGAGAGTGATCCAATTAAAATAATTTCAGATACAATTAATACTAGTTTACTGAATAAATTAAAAATACTTAAAAACAATAATATAACGTATATATATAAAGATAATTTCAGTAATTATATATTTTTTGGTTATTTTAGCGCTAGCAACGAAGATCCGATATATATGAGACAAATAATTGTAGGTAAAGAGGATAATAACGTAATACTATATTATAATAATATTATAACGAAGAGAGAAAGATTAATTTTAATTTCCCCAAAAAACATATGATAAAATTTCAGATTTTAATTCTACTAGTTTCTTCCTTGCTGCTAACTGAGTGTAAAACCTTAGTAAGGTATATAAACCCCACTAAGTTGATGCAAGGTTACCAAGGTGCCATTGTCAAGCGTGCGGCTTTTACGGCCAAGGCCAAGACCTGGCAGTTGAACCTGGATTCGCTGACTAAGGAGCTGAGCGCCTTGCCGCCCTCGGCTACCCAGGCCCGCAAAGCCAAGGAGCAGCAGTACCTGCAATACCGTGAGGCCTTGCAGCAGCAGGCTGCGGCTGAACAGCAGAAGCTGGATAAGGAGGTGCTGGATGAGGTGAATGCCTACATCAAGCAGTACGGCAAGGAGAAAGGCTACGACTTTATCCTAGGCGCTACCGACAACGGCAACATCGTGTACGCCGCTGAGGGCACCGACGTAACCGAGGAGGTACTGAAGGGCTTGAACGAGCAATACGCCAAGCAGCATCCCGCCACGCCATGAGCCACGCTTTCCTGAAGCGGCTGGTGATATTGGCCGGCTTAGGTGGGAGCCTTACCGGCTGCTGCTCGAGCAGCTTGGAGGCCCCGGCTTTGCGCGCCTACGTGCAGGACCCGGCCCATGGCTTAGTGCAGCACACTACCGTTGGTAGTGCTGAACTCACCTGTGCCTACCGTCCCACCGAATTGCTGGTGGCCCAGGAACTGGCCAACCCCAACAGCATCACCGCGTCCCCAGATTCGGTGCGGCGGCAGTTTGCGGGCCGGCAGTACTTCACGTTGTCGCTCGCTCAAGATGGGGCCGAAATCGAAAATCAGTTCATCACCAACCCCACGGCCCTGACCAATGCCTTGGCCTACCTCAATACCGGTATTGCCGCCGATGTATTTCTGGTAACAGCCGGTCATGACTCCATCCCGGCCCTGACCAGCGCCTACCCCCGGCAATACGGGGCTACGGGTCGCTCCACAGTGCTGCTCATCTTCCAGGCCTCCGGGCTACCGCAAAACCAAGATTTTCAGCTGGTCTACCGCGACACACATTTTGGCCTGGGCACCGTGCAGTTTTCCTTCAAAGGCCCTGATGTAGTGGCCATTCCCACCCTGAAACTTCCCTGACGGCTACTTCTGGTCGTCCTTCTCTGCCTTATATCGACTTACCGCTACTCCCTTATGTTTTTTCGTAATCGTGTGCTGGTGCGGGCAACCGCCAGCCTGCTGCTGCTGGAAACCGTTGTCAACCTCGTGCTGCCAACCTTGTCCTACGCCAGCATGGGTCCCGGGCAGCCAGAATTCACCAGCTACGAAGCACCCGGCTCCACCGACATGGTGAACATGACCACCGGGGACTTCACCTTCAACATCCCGGTGCTTGACATTCCCGGTCCCGAGCGCAGCTTCTCGCTTCCGCTTACCTACCGCGCCGGTATCCGGCTAGAGCAAGAAGCTTCCTGGGTGGGGTTAGGCTGGTCGCTCAACCCTGGTGCCATTGCCCGCGGCCTCAACGGCTACCCCGACGATGCCGTGAACGACCCCAATACGACTACCTACAAAAAAACCTATGCCAAAGGGTGGACCGGCGGCATACCCGGCGTGCTGGATTTGGCCTGGGATTCGAATACTGGCCACAGTGGTACCGCCGATCTGATCGGCTTAGCCAGCGTGGGCTGGGAGAACGGAAAAGTAAATTCCGGGGACCTGATCGGGGTGAAATATACCAAGGGGCAGGGCATCAGCGTCGACCCCATCCGCATGGCAGGAGCAGCCCTGACCGTTGCCAGTGTCGGAGCCGCCGGCTCCGTGTCGGCCGGCGCGGCAGTAGCTGGGAAGCAGCTGGGCCAGAGCGTGGGAACAGGGGTAGCCATGAGTATGATGCTCGGCAAATCCGGTGGTTCTGGTGGCGGCTTCAACCGCCCGATCGTTAAGAAGGAAAAGCGCTTTTTACACACCAACTATTGGGTCTTCTCCAACGACACGAAAGCGGAGATGATGTACGGCTCGTTGTATTTCGACAACATGGGCCGGGCGGTGAAGTCAAACGCTCCCGAGCAAGCCAATCACCCTACTCTGTTTGAGGGCTCCACCAGGATAAGTGATGCCAACAAGCCCACCACCTTTGAATATTTCCGGCGTTATGGCACCGATGCCACTGAAACCCGGGAAGTAGGCGCCGACCTGCAACAGTATGTCGGCCCCAAGGATGATAGCTACCTTGCCACGAACCTGCGCCCCCTCAGTATCGCCCACGACGATTTTTCCGTGATGGGAGAAGGAGTATCGGGCAGCATCCGTCCTTTCCGCATGGAAACAGGCACTTTGTCTTTTCCGAAAAAGATGGCGGAAAAGCATGACAAATATAACCTGGTACCGTTCCTGGGCGGCTACAAGCCCATGTTCCGGTACGAGAGTGCGCTTTCCAATGGGTACGATTACCATTCCTATGCTCCTAACGGAGTGGACGAAGTAGGAGTGGAAGGCTCTCCCAATCAAAATACCATCAGCCTTACAGACCAACGGCTGTTTTCGCGTTCCACTTCCGCGAACCGGACCGCGCCGGCCCGTACCGGCATTGTGTACAGTTCCAACTCACCAGATGAACAGCTGTTCCTGGCGAAAAACCCCTACGAAACCATGCGTCTGGTGCAGGGGAAGCGTATCAAGTGGTATTCCAACGCCGAGATTGAAAGCTTCTACGCCACCTCGCCTGACGGCAATGGCAATGGGTTTCTTGAGTTTGCGAAGCCTCAAACCAAGGCGGCTGTGAAGCGGGTGCGGGACAGGCTGGCAACCCGAGATTGCCCGCCACCTCCTCCTACCAAGGATTTGTGCCAGTACTGCGGCAATTGCGAAACGCAATACTGGATCTATAAGGACTCGGTCTACACGACAAACAACACGTTTCGTAAACTGATGCCCCGGGGAAGCATAGGCGCTTTCGCCATTACGGCCGAAGACGGCACTACATATCACTACTCGCTGCCTGTTTATCATTACAACCAGTTCAGCCGAAGCTATGAGTTAAATCCCACTGAAGGGGACAAAGGAGTATCCACTCAAACTATCGGCCAGCGGGGCCGGGACTACGGTTACGCCACGGCGTGGCTGCTGACGGCTATTACCTCCGCTGACTATGTTGACCGAGGGCAACGCGGCCTTGTTGACGAGCAAGACTGGGGCGGCTGGGTGAAGTTTCAGTACGGTCGCTTCTCATCCCGCTATAAGTGGCGCCAGCCCTACGTTGGACAAGGCTATTCCGAGTCCGACATGAACACCGCTAACTTCTCAGAAGGTGCTAAACAGACGTACTATCTGAACTCCATCAGCACCCGGACGCACACGGCGTTTTTTATCAAAAGCGTACGTAACGACGCGCGCGGGCACTTCTCGCAAGCAGACAGTACACAATCCAGCCTAGCTATCGACGAAACCAGCCCCTCATCCTCTTTGCGACTGGACGAGATTGTGCTGCTCAACAACCAAGACGTACGAAAGCTGGAAGTCACCAACGGTATCCGATCTGCCAATGATATCGGTCCGGATATTCCTGCCTTCCGGCTTAGCAGTAACAATGGGTACGATATTGCCGGCAACAACGCCACCTATAAAAGCGAGCTTGGCAACCGGGACACGTATGAATTTGTGTTGGATCAGCACGATGTGCAGGCAGATAGTCGCATCCGCAACTTCCTAACTGAGCGCGCTTTAAAGCGCATTCTTTTTAACTACAGCTACACGCTCTGCCCAGGTACATCCAGTTCTTTCCCCAGCCTCTCGGATCTCCCACCGATGGATGAGGCCAATGCCAGTACCAAGCGCACGGGTAAGCTGACCTTAGAAAGCGTGTCTACCTACGGGCCCCGCAATACAAAGTTGATTCCTGACTTCGTCTTTACCTATGGAAACAATCCCAGTTACGATAAAGATAAATGGGATGGGTTTGGTATGTATAACTCGGCTGGTACGTACTCCAACACAACGCATAATCCCTCCACTAATATTGCAACGGCTACGCAGGATGGCGCAGCCTGGTCGCTGACGGAGGTACTCAATCCGCTTGGCAGCCGTATGCAGATACGCTATGAGAGGGACCAGTACGGAAGTGTTTCAGAGTTTCCGACCGGAAAACTTACGGTCAGATCGGATGCTAGAACAAACGTCATCCAGACGCCATCGGGTTCGACAACTGACCTGACCAAATATTTCAAAGTAGGTGACTTCATTACACTAGACGGAACTATTTCTTGGAGATGGGGACCATGTGGTAGTGACCGGGACACGGGTATTGGTTCGGGAGATGAGGCTTATACAGGAACCGTACAGATATTGAGCGTCAGTTCATCTGCCATTACTGTATCTAGTGCTCCTCAGGCTCCCACCACCAACGGGCCTAACTGTCCCATAACGGTAGCTAGTTTTGTGGGAACAGTACCAGTTCCCGAAAATCGTCCTGGAGGCGATATCCGAGTTGCGGCCGTAATAACCCGGGATGAAAACAATACCGCCTCCACGGTTTTGTACAAATACCAACACTACGGCCGTCCTGATGCTACCAATAGCTCCGGGGTAATTTCTAAGCTACCGGAGTTCATTACGCGGCAGGAGCAAGACTTCTACAGCTGGTTTGACTATCCGGCTACTTCTGTTATCTACGGCAGCGTATCCGTACTGCGCGGGTCATTTCGCAACGGCGATGAAAGCGACTATGATCAGCGGGAGGAATTTACTTTCTGCACCCCGCGCTCAAGCATGGTTCGGCAAGCTGCCAGCAACACCCAAACCCTCACAACTACCTTATCCTCTTCCTTGCAACTGGAGCGGCGCATTAACAAAACGACTGTGGACGTGGGCATGATTGCTCAACCATTATCCATTCGGCGCTACAACCGTCGTGGACAAGAAGAATTTGCTTCCACATTTGCTTATGCCAACGCCGTGGATAACCAGTATGGCATTGCAGGACAAGGACGCTTTACCGAAGGGGTGATGACTGCCGAACTGCTGGAGGGAAACCGCTACCGGGTGAATCGCTCGGTGAAAGAGTATGTCCCCACTATCTTGACCACCACGCGCACGGTTGCTAACGGTATCCGGACAGAAAATACGAGCACCGTATTCGATTTTTATACGGGACAGCCCTTAGAGACAGTTTCCAGGAACTCACTTGGCATTGCATACCGCAATGTCACGGTGCCAGCATATATGCTTAATCCGTTTGCGGCAATGGGTCCAGCTGCACAGAAGCATGATAACAGCAACATGCTAACGCAGGAAGCAGCTTCCTACATCTACAAACAGGTTGGCAATGGCCCATGGAATGTAATTTCGGCGTCCATGCAGACATGGAATAACAACTGGACTGCCTATCGGCGCTACGATGAAAGTGGTACCTCGGACCGGTACTTGGAAGCGGCTAATCAGGGCAAGAACGTATGGCGTCAGCATGCTTCGTATGAATGGAACGGCATTAAGCTTAATCCGGATGGCAGCTACGCCGATTTTGTTGATTTCAATTGGTCACAATTAGGAGTAGCCGGCCAAAATGTGAACTGGTTGAAAAACTCAGAGATAATGCGCTACGACGTGTACTCGAAAGTACTCGAGAGTCGTGATATCAACCGGCAGGCAAGCAGTAAAAAGTACGGCTATAACGGAACTCAGGTGCTGGCGGCTAGTGCCAACGCCCAGTATACCGAGATGGCTTACTCCGGTGCTGAGGACCAAGTCCGTTTCACGAACGGCAGCGTTCATTTTGGTGGGGAAATTCGCAACGGTGGTACCCAAAGCACGGATAAATACCACACAGGCCTTTACAGCAGTAAAGTGCAAGGAGTACAGGAAGGATTCACTTACAAGGCACTTATTGGCCCCGAGGTGATACCTGGTCGGCGTTACCGGTTGAGTACCTGGGTGCATGAATCAGATGCTAGTCGCTCCGGTCAACTGTATGCAATTATTGGCAGCACATTGCTAGGGGCAGCAACGATTAATTCTGCCTCCGCTAAAAAGGCTGGTGAATGGTACCTGTTAAACTTGTACGTAACCGTTCCGCAGGGCAACACTGGCCAGACACTTCAGGTCGGCTGCAGAAACACTGGAAGCGGCACCGTGTATTTTGATGACTTCCGGTTCCACCCACTGCAAGCACCATTGACAGCCTACGTGTATGACGCACACACAGGCCAGCCCACACATAGCTTAGATAACGACAATCTATACACCCGCTACGAGTATGATGCTGCCGGTCAGTTAGTGAGAGTGTATAAGGAAACCTTGACCCAGCCTGGTCAAACCGCTTCAGCGGAAAAAAAGATCAAAGAAATTCAGTACAACTACGCCCGGGGATTGCAATAATCTTCAGTATTGCCCCTTTACCTTTAAGTCTATGAAAATGGTA
This genomic window from Hymenobacter sp. DG01 contains:
- a CDS encoding OmpH family outer membrane protein, encoding MIKFQILILLVSSLLLTECKTLVRYINPTKLMQGYQGAIVKRAAFTAKAKTWQLNLDSLTKELSALPPSATQARKAKEQQYLQYREALQQQAAAEQQKLDKEVLDEVNAYIKQYGKEKGYDFILGATDNGNIVYAAEGTDVTEEVLKGLNEQYAKQHPATP
- a CDS encoding RHS repeat protein; the encoded protein is MFFRNRVLVRATASLLLLETVVNLVLPTLSYASMGPGQPEFTSYEAPGSTDMVNMTTGDFTFNIPVLDIPGPERSFSLPLTYRAGIRLEQEASWVGLGWSLNPGAIARGLNGYPDDAVNDPNTTTYKKTYAKGWTGGIPGVLDLAWDSNTGHSGTADLIGLASVGWENGKVNSGDLIGVKYTKGQGISVDPIRMAGAALTVASVGAAGSVSAGAAVAGKQLGQSVGTGVAMSMMLGKSGGSGGGFNRPIVKKEKRFLHTNYWVFSNDTKAEMMYGSLYFDNMGRAVKSNAPEQANHPTLFEGSTRISDANKPTTFEYFRRYGTDATETREVGADLQQYVGPKDDSYLATNLRPLSIAHDDFSVMGEGVSGSIRPFRMETGTLSFPKKMAEKHDKYNLVPFLGGYKPMFRYESALSNGYDYHSYAPNGVDEVGVEGSPNQNTISLTDQRLFSRSTSANRTAPARTGIVYSSNSPDEQLFLAKNPYETMRLVQGKRIKWYSNAEIESFYATSPDGNGNGFLEFAKPQTKAAVKRVRDRLATRDCPPPPPTKDLCQYCGNCETQYWIYKDSVYTTNNTFRKLMPRGSIGAFAITAEDGTTYHYSLPVYHYNQFSRSYELNPTEGDKGVSTQTIGQRGRDYGYATAWLLTAITSADYVDRGQRGLVDEQDWGGWVKFQYGRFSSRYKWRQPYVGQGYSESDMNTANFSEGAKQTYYLNSISTRTHTAFFIKSVRNDARGHFSQADSTQSSLAIDETSPSSSLRLDEIVLLNNQDVRKLEVTNGIRSANDIGPDIPAFRLSSNNGYDIAGNNATYKSELGNRDTYEFVLDQHDVQADSRIRNFLTERALKRILFNYSYTLCPGTSSSFPSLSDLPPMDEANASTKRTGKLTLESVSTYGPRNTKLIPDFVFTYGNNPSYDKDKWDGFGMYNSAGTYSNTTHNPSTNIATATQDGAAWSLTEVLNPLGSRMQIRYERDQYGSVSEFPTGKLTVRSDARTNVIQTPSGSTTDLTKYFKVGDFITLDGTISWRWGPCGSDRDTGIGSGDEAYTGTVQILSVSSSAITVSSAPQAPTTNGPNCPITVASFVGTVPVPENRPGGDIRVAAVITRDENNTASTVLYKYQHYGRPDATNSSGVISKLPEFITRQEQDFYSWFDYPATSVIYGSVSVLRGSFRNGDESDYDQREEFTFCTPRSSMVRQAASNTQTLTTTLSSSLQLERRINKTTVDVGMIAQPLSIRRYNRRGQEEFASTFAYANAVDNQYGIAGQGRFTEGVMTAELLEGNRYRVNRSVKEYVPTILTTTRTVANGIRTENTSTVFDFYTGQPLETVSRNSLGIAYRNVTVPAYMLNPFAAMGPAAQKHDNSNMLTQEAASYIYKQVGNGPWNVISASMQTWNNNWTAYRRYDESGTSDRYLEAANQGKNVWRQHASYEWNGIKLNPDGSYADFVDFNWSQLGVAGQNVNWLKNSEIMRYDVYSKVLESRDINRQASSKKYGYNGTQVLAASANAQYTEMAYSGAEDQVRFTNGSVHFGGEIRNGGTQSTDKYHTGLYSSKVQGVQEGFTYKALIGPEVIPGRRYRLSTWVHESDASRSGQLYAIIGSTLLGAATINSASAKKAGEWYLLNLYVTVPQGNTGQTLQVGCRNTGSGTVYFDDFRFHPLQAPLTAYVYDAHTGQPTHSLDNDNLYTRYEYDAAGQLVRVYKETLTQPGQTASAEKKIKEIQYNYARGLQ